From the Telopea speciosissima isolate NSW1024214 ecotype Mountain lineage chromosome 9, Tspe_v1, whole genome shotgun sequence genome, the window TGAAATGATCGGTCCAATCGGTTCGTTCTTTTAGAAACAATAGTGATTAGTGAACCAATAAAGAGTTTGGTAATTAGTTTTGATCTGGTTCAACCAATTTTAGTTGGTTTAATCGGTCCAGATATGTATCTTTGGAACAAATCTACCGATCCTGCCCATCATAGGCCCATCCCAGCCCAGCCCATTCCTCGTTTTCTAAAGAGTCACGATGCGTATGTCACAAACGTCCGGCGCACTGTAGCGGCATATTATAGGTTATAAATTCATGTATTGTGATAAATTCTTGAAACCCTAAGCTGGTGAAAAATCCTCCGccactgtgagagagagagggagagagaaagagaatcgGCGAAGATGGTGAAGTTCTTGAAACCCAACAAGGCGGTGGTCCTTCTGCAGGGTCGTTACGCCGGCCGAAAAGCGGTGATCGTTAGATCCTTCGACGATGGAACTCGTGACCGTCCTTACGGTCACTGCTTGGTTGCTGGAATTGCTAAATACCCCAAGAAGGTGATTCGCAAGGACTCAGCGAAGAAGACTGCGAAGAAGTCCCGTGTGAAGGCTTTCATCAAGCTTGTGAACTACAACCACATCATGCCTACTCGTTACACCCTCGATGTGGATCTCAAGGACGTCGTCTCAGCCGATTCTCTCCAGTCTCGGGACAAGAAGGTCACGGCCGCTAAGGAGACCAAAGCTCGTCTCGAGGAGCGGTTCAAGACTGGGAAGAACAGGTGGTTCTTTACCAAGCTCAGGTTCTGAGGTgatttttgttttgctaggGTTAAGAAGGTGTAGGGATTGGATCCCGTGACTGAAGTTTTAGAACTTTTTGAGGTGCAATTTTGCTGTTAAATTGAATATTTCAGTTTGTGTTCTGCTTTGGATTTATTAATATTTCTTAAAAGTTAGTTTTGCGTTCTCTTTATATTGGTTATCTGCTAAGGttttaattgaataaaaattttaGAATCAAGGTTATGTGATAATGTTTTACATGTTCTTGCCGGTTCTCACTGCTTTTTCTTAAATAATGGGCATATCACATTCCATTAAAATACCACTCTTTGTGGTATTTCGACTACAGAAGCGTATATTTTTCATTAGTTATAGGAAGTGTATTGTCATGGTTTTTTTCATTAGTTATAGGAGAGTTGGAATGCGTTTTTGAAGTGGGGTTGCTTTTAGTAGAAGTGAGATTTCTTTTAGTAGATGAATAGTGCAAATGTCGTTGAAGGATATTCTAGTTGGAGGGATTGAATTGAGCTGAAGGAGTACCATTACCTGTGGAAACAAGTGGTTGGATTATATGTCTTCTTCAGGTATGATAATGCATCTCTGAAGTAGGGGAACTGATTCTTAGAGGCAGAGTCTTCTACCAAATGTGAAACTTCTGCTTTTCAAGTCTTAGTCGTCGTACCTCTCCGTCTGCCTGCTTCAGTAACATTTTTAACATCATTTCTAAGTTGGGCAATAGGTTGTGTAGTTCTCTGATATTTTGAGTTCAGAAATTCAATCTCTGAAATATATTGATTAAAGTAAGATAAATCTAAATCATATCTGATTTGTTTTATCTTAATTTTATCTATGATTTCTGTGTCAATACTtgttttttccttcattttttgctCATGTATAGACAATATCCAGAATGTGTTATAATTATATGGCTCCAATGTCTACTGCCCTCTGCCTTCCCCCATCCCAACCAAAAACCCATTTGGGGGATGGAGTTTTGGgattatggagatgcaagttaAGTGTTTTTCTTTGGTTGAACAAGAATTTACAATTCTTGATTTGATAACGAGGAATTTGAGGCACCGGTTCAATGTATCTTCTTGCTCTTCTCCACCTCAGCCTCTTGACCcccaaaacttaaaatttatgGGAGTTGTAATGGAAATGTGCATCGGGCACTTGCTGGCATTGGGAGGGCATTTGGGAACATGATTGGCAATATTATACGGATGTACTTGTAATCAACAAGCACAATGGCATTCATGCTGAGTTGAGCTGAAATCCATCATCTGAACTTTTCAGCTTTGGCAAATATCCCTTTGTTGCTGCTCATCAGTTGattagagatagagagagagagagagagagaggtttaggGTGATTGGCCATTGAAGAACATGCTTCTGATTAGGCATGCTGGAGTTCTTTGCGGGTtgtctgctctctctctctttgtgtctTGATAATGGTGGAGAATTAATTGATCATTCCAATGGAGATGCCGAGTCTTTAATTCATTAGTCAGTGGTACAATTATTGCTTGGGATATCTGTTAGCATTGTTGTATTGCGCAGTTGTATGATGGTCTGCATGACATAATTGTTTAAGAAGGTTAAGTTGATGGCTTGATGCTTTTATCCAGTATGACTCCACCTGATATGCATCAGGTTGTGTGGAAGATGAGAAACATGGTAACTCACATTTTCCTAATATGTTTAAAGTTCCTGATTCTTATTAGAACTTTGGATTTTCTTCAGTATGTGTCTTTCTCATATTTGTTGAAGCTAGCAAGATTCTTTGGGATTTCTGTGGGTTATAACATCATATAGAGTTGATGTGGAGAGGTTTATCTTGACAATAGAGCTATTCCTACTTGATTTGAAGTAGTTTGGCTTGGGCCACACACCCTTGATGTCATTGGAAAAGGCAAGGCCAGAGTTTTTAGAAGTTTTTTTAAGCTACTAATTGAAATCTTGGCCGAAGAAAAAAGTTTTTGCTAGTGCCGGAAAATTCCTTGTCAACTATGATCACAAATTCACAATTCACAACAAAAGGTTATATGTACCCTCCGCAGTCCCTCATGTACTTTTTATTATCAAGCCATGGGCAGTTACTTCCCTGTAGATATAAAGTTTTCTGCCACCTGTAGAAGACATTTAACCGACCTTCCTAAGGTTGACACACACATCCCTATCGGGTGATGCCTTCTTCTGCCCATCCCACACGAGACACCAGTCAATGGATTAGTGGGTTGAAGGAAATGCTGTCTCATTACTAATTTCTTAAATGGATCATCCATGGTGTATTTCTCATATTATCTATAGTAGATTCCCTTTCCTATATTATCAATATCAGCTTCGTTTACATCCATCGGCAAAGAAATTCAgtgatggataagcttgcttcTTTTGGTTCCTCGCATAGTCACTTTGTAATTTGGGACATTTTTTCTGTCCCTTATCTTTTACTTGCTTTGTATTCCGACTTTTGTGGCTTTCTAAGCTCTGATCTCTTAGGTAATCCATTATATTTACcagaaaataaagggaaattaTCATTTATCAGCACCACCCCTTGACGTCTGCCTATATTTTATAGCACACCCattaactaccataatatcaatcATTATCCATTTTTGAACGGTGTTAACCTCTGAAAGtgttgttttgatcaaaatatcctttatataaaaagaagcccttcttttctttcactttcCTAGCCCCCAAAACAATGCCGAAACAAGCAGCACTAGACAGTGACAATGGTGGCCACGAAGAAACCCAAGAAGAGAAAACTAGTACCCAGCCATTTCTTCCACCTTGAAGCTGTGGCAAACTTCAAATATTGGCAATGGGGTTTGGTCCTCTCTGATCCGGGTATGCGCTTGGGATGCAGGTCGGTGGCAGAAGATCGATGAAGGTCAGTCATGGGCAGAATGGTATGACGAACAAAATCAAAAATAGGATGGGGGATCCATAATACAGACtgataaaaacaaataaaattaaacagaAACCATAGGAGTTGCAACGGTAGAAACGTTGGTTCAATCGTGGTTAATCTGATGGAGGTGGAGCAGCAACAATGAAAAAGTCAGAGGATTTCCCTGAGCGCCCTAGGTTAGTACCATGATGAAGAATTAATGTTACCCCCCTCTCATAGTCGTCAAAATCGAATGGTTCGAATCACTTCTTTCCTAGGATGAACTGAGCTGCCATGGATCTTGAAATTATTTTCATCGGTTGTACCATGGTTGCTTCAGGGAGGACGACCATGGCTGTTTCTTCCTAAAGTTGGGATCACAAGGATACAACAGTTGGGATCACAAGGATACAACGAAGGTGAGGAAATCGAATAGAAGAAAGACGGGAAGAATGGGTTATAGGTTCATATGGTCACAGAAAAACCACGGCAACGGTGTAATAGCTGGAAAATATAGAAGAGAATAGAAGGTGAAGAATGGAAAGGCGATTTTAGCAAGAATGGAATGGAAATGGTAGGGGTTTTGATCGGTGGGTTTTGGAAGAACAGTGGAGGATGAGAGAAATGGGTTTTTGGTTtggagaaaaatagagaaaaaatatgTTTGGTTAGTGGATTAGAAGATGGAGATGGTGGGACGACTAAGATAGGTTTTCTCTTGGAAGGGCATAAAGTGGAGGTAGAATGGTTCAGTGATAATGGAATAGGGGTTTCAGAATGAAAATCGGAAAAATGACAGAGGGTAAAGATGAAGACGGTAGGTTGCAGTGGATGTTCTCCAAGGTTGGTGGctatgaggaagaagaagggtttgtaggtattttaattgaaagggtagattaggtaCTTCACCTATTaagaagggtagaattgtatttaaaaaaatatttagctGCTGACTTCAACACTTAACAGTTCTTAACTAACAATAGGGAGTCTGTGAGTAATTAATTTGGTGAAGTAGGGGAGGCAGTTGATAGTATGGTAGTTAGTGgatgtgctttaaaatataggcaaacatCAGGGATGGGGCTGATAAtttgccaaaaataaaaatgatcagGGATGGAAGGAAACCCGGTCTaacattttaatattttttccatGGGAGAATTGCTCAGGAATGGGATATTGGACTACTGTGATTATGTGGCAATGATAATGGGATAGAAATAACCAAGCTTGATTTGTAGTCCAATATGCCGCAAGTGTTTCATAACAAAACCTTAATAAGCGTAATTTTAGTTGCCAATACTCTGGTTAAagctttccaaaaaaaattccttgagcctTGTAAGTAAATTAAGTTTTCAAATTATAGTACAGATTTTCCTTCATTGAAAATGGTTCCTACTTTATCAATTCGATCAGTGGTGATGATTCTTTTATAGATAGTTTCAACAATGTGAGAGGTGAAGAGCCAATGCGAAAGACTAATATTTCATTCATTACCAATCataatttttattctctcaagtgcagtgcactgTCCAATGCACTTTTAAAATGCATTTAACGGTGGTCAAGAACATGTTCCTCACCGTCAGATGCCTTAGACAGTGCACCAAACCATTTGGTAGTTGATACGCCTAAGAGAGATGCTCAAAACATTAGATTCATTAGTCGATTAACTTATGGCTTATGTATGCATCACGCCGTTATGTTTGCAAGGACTCctaggagggagggagggagaggcaGCGAACGAGCAAGAAATAAAGAGATTTCAATGCTTGTTGTAATTATTATTTGAGGAGAAAGGATAAGCACGAATTTGAACTCTTCAACTTTTTAGCATTGTCTCTACATTCGAAATTCAAAAGAGTTCCCAGCTAGAATTTTGATTCAAGCTAATTTCGTTTAGTCGAACAATGAAGggtgtagaaaacctaggacctgtaaccagtaaccttaGAGTGGAGAAAAGAgcgaagaaagaagaagagaagagtagcTGCAAGGGGAGGAGCCGTATGTGTTAGTCTGCTTCCTCCCTCaattatcttatttataataaaaccattacaaacataaaaggaaaaggaaactaaacctaatctaaaatcGGTAAataacttagactaggaaactgactcctaactactaacaattaaagacataaaaaggaaaccataatagactcaaccacaatagggacactcccccaatcatggtacacttctcaacactccccctcaagctggattatacaaataagagaagaaggaaaatccagcttgaactaaataaaaaaaaaaacttcataataatattaacactccccctcaagttggcgcatacaaagtactaatgcccaacttaaaatggaaaaaaaactaagttgcagtagaatccagtttgacatatgaatgcagctcccaaataaaccttcaagaacttgaaaaataaatcttcaaaacttggatagACATGATCAGAAAatcgggactggaatgtcttccaaaaaaaggcagctttcaacgatcttcaatagctatccagtgatgaatctcagattgtcacaatgacatagaatcttgaagtgaaataactagaacATCAAGCACcagaaacaaactgaatcaagcaacggaaaaaaaaactgtatcaacccaattgaaagtcctcaaataagcaacaaccaaatatcttcaatacttcaatctccttcttacggcaaactcaacccaataacaaaggataTCCAATCGCAATGGTGGAAAACACTCAACTGATCTTCTatattttgcaccaatgttcttgcaagttctgcgttctgcaatgtctgcagatgtactgtacataattccccccctcacgtgtagtacacgtggacataatagagatgatgtaagagctagagcaaaaacataatattccagagttttccaagaggtgctaagggtaatggaaaaggaagaaatgacaaattagaaaataccatgAACTTCCAAAGGGATTATGGGTATATGctaaaggtatgttttgggaaatgaagggaattagaattattgaaagagaacggtgttggaaaaaaagatGGCATGACTGTAATTTGATGgtaatccacttttaaatacaatccaagccaaagggcaaactggtaataaatcataattttcaagggtcaattggttgggtagtcaaataggagaatgtattaaaaaggtaATGGCAGTTCTATAAATTATGTGAAATCCATATATATGCATAAGCAAGGCCAAATTTAAGGGAggagtggcaatctggtaattatgtacagtacacctgcagacattgcagaaggACATAATGCGAATTAATTGGTAGATTTAGGACTAACTtggaagaaaacaaattaaaggATAGAAGGGGTTATTGACATTATGGAAGGGTAAAATTCGAAAGTGGGGTAATAAAAGtagaaaaaagaaactttttgGAAAGGGGAAGTTGAAGAGGTCATCTCCTACCTCTAGCACAACCAGAGACAGAAAACCCAACAGGTTTCTGAAGGAAAGAACTCCTTTGGGGATGCTCTGTTTATCCTAGGGTTTTAACGGTAAGTAGGTGATGGAAATACCTCAGGATTGCACCCAAACAGAGCTCCAATCGACCACCAGATTCTGAGATTGAAGGATTGGAGCTGCAGCAGGTGGTAAAAGTTGCAGCAGTTCAGTTGCAGGCTTCGACTCTCACAACTAAAGGAAATTTCGAAGGAAATCTTCAAAGACTTGAACCGTCTATGGGCAGGCACCCTTCAACCCAGACCTAAGAATCAATCGACAAGGATTAAACATTCAGCATGCTTCTTCTTGGTTTTGGTAATACCGCCCAGCAGAGATAAAGCCTGGAATTTCAACAGCAAATTGCTATTCCTTAACAAATCTTCTGGTGGAAAATCGATCATAGTAGAAGCAGAAAATGAAAACAATAGCAGCAAGATTCCGCAATCGATGCACACCCAACTTCAAGTATGATCTTCAGTCACTATTTCAGCTTTCATCGAAACCAGTAtgtgaaaccctagttcctcttcttcctctatgaaCTAGGGTATCCTTCTTCAAGCCAGAATTTAAAATCGACTCTTAAAACGGCAATTATATTGATAATCAGGTATTGGTTAcaatagctctgataccaagtagaaaacctaggacctgtaaccagtaaccttagagtggagaaaagagagaagaaagaagaagagaagagtagcTGCAAGGGGAAGAGCCGTATGTGTTGGTCTGCTTCCTCCCTCaattatcttatttataataaaaccatcacaatcataaaaggaaaagcaaactaaacctaatctaaaatcggtaactaacttagactagaaaactgactcctaactcctaacaattaaagacataaaacaataaaggaaaccataatggactcaaccacaatagggacactcccccaaTCGTGGTATACTTCTCAACAAAGGGAAACACcaagaaattgaaaatatatataagggaagtagttttctgtaagagagtgtggcctacaccagcacttccatgtgtctatctctctcctcttccaaacaagggggcagaggtgtcttttcatacgGGGAGGAGATAAACTCATGTAGGGTTGCAATAGGGTCCGGTTGGAttgggctttataaaaccctagcccaaccctaagtccccttagctgggcccaggccctattcgggctcagggcgggttcaggccgatagggccaaacttgcacccctagactcatgggagtgctggtgtaggccacactcccggacagagttcaaTATATAAATTCTTTATCTTTTGTCAGAATTGGAGTGTTCTCgttcaaaaattgaaaaaaatgtgGGAAGAACAACAAAGGATTAGCTGCGATAGTGCAACAGCTATACATTTGTATAGTTGATCAACATAAGTTGATGAAAGTGATAGCAAAAGCGATTCGATACATTATCTCTCTCAAATATTTAATGGAACAAGGATCTCAATGAACACATGTGGGCTGTCTAGGTTTATCTTGACACTATCCAATGGCGCATCACGCACTGCTTCAGAGAAGCAAACTCGGCTGTAGACGCACTCGCAAACCATGCGATAAAAGGAAGGACTACGCTCAGTTGGGACTCAGCCCCGAGTTTTGTTACTCAAGTGATTAATTGGGAAGCCCTAGGGAGGCCTCACTATAGATTCACTTAAGAGGAAACTGCTAATGTTCACTTTGTAGATAGCAtagttttattttctcttaGCTTCCAGTCACTGTAACCTTATTCAATTCAATCTTAAATACaaattgctgacctttagcaaaaaatgaacacatcaAATAAATCTAGCAATGGGCCGGCAATGGTGATTTGTGGTTACCTAGAATACATAAGTGGCTTtctcctccaaaggaatgcaatagTCAATCATGATCTTCATCGAATGCACCTTCTTCGATGGCCAAATCccaaacttgaagaagaagaaaactctctttttctctcaaaaTAATGAATTGTGTGGTGTGCAAGCCAAGCTTCTTAAATGGAAAAAGTTATATTAGGAGATTACAATCTAATAGATTAGATTGTGCCAAGTGGTGTGATTCTAAAGGGAAGCCTTTTAAGTTGTCCTTAATTGCATTAATGGATGACACTACAAAAGACGTAACCTGAAAACCCGATGGTTGAAAGTTTCATCACACTTTCTCCTCCACATCATCAACATCCACAATAGACCTAGCAAAACATGGAATAAAGTTACCGTCGTGTACATAAATCCATACATAAATGTGAGAATGTTAAGACTAGTGACTAGACACAAAAAtagttgaaaatatttttcaaatataattGATTTAATATACTAATAAGATAAAATACTTTTCGCAAACTCTTTACAAAACTATTATTAGGCCTTCGATTTTGACCCGTCACAATCTAAAAACTCTTACTCTTGGATCTTCTCCTTAAACCGGCAGTGGAAACCTTATTGAATATCACCCCATCACCATTTAAATCGTGTACATTGAGCAGCCGATGTGTAGTCAGTCCTGTCAGTAAACATCAATCATTGGTACACCATAGATGCACAAAACACAAATGTGGTGAACCATTTAAGAATTTCTATGGATCAATGTTCAATTCAACACATTAAAGTGCACATATAATCAATCCCCCTTAAGAATTATACAATACGACAACCCTAATACAGAACAATTATAACAAGAACATAATGGAAGTGGttggggaggaggaggattgTAACCTTGTGGGTGTGGTGGTGGAGGCTGAGGAGGGGTAGAAGGTAGCGAAGGAGGTAGAGGTGCAAGTGCCAGAGGCTACAAATAGGGATGAAATAGATGTGGGAGAGATTGGGTTTTGGTGATTATTCTATTATTTAAATCAGTTGTAATTACTTTGTAAATTAGTGTAGTATCTTGATAAAGATTGATCGCGAAACACATATGCCCCATATCAAACCATATTTCAATTTTGCTATAGGATTTACCTAATAATTATGCTATTTTTTAAAGTACTATTTTCCAAAGGCCGAAAGGAAGCATCTTTGGCCCGATCCAAAATCTGCAGGAAATAAGTTATCACTTCAAAAGCCCAAGGAGAATGGGATGGAGTTAGAAGAAGTCCAGGTAGTGCCTTGTTGGAGCACCAaaccatttttttattaaaatatttatattttaataattatgCTATTGCCCTCCAATTTGGATCAAAATCTAATTAGGCCAAAAGTGCCCACATCAAACTACATTCCAAATTCACAGGTGGGACAAGACAAAGGGCACATTAGTGCAATAAAATTTGGGTTACAACAAAATAAACACCTATAGTGGTGTCAATAAGCCCATCGGGAAACAATCATTTGAGAATTTACACAACTATCCTTAACATTTGCtttgatgttgatgttgataaTTTGTAATTCCATAATttaaatgacaaatataccccttCATCTAGATAGGTTTCTATTATAGAATAGGGATATTTATGAAATATAAAATTAGGTTACAAATTCATTTGTAACCTAGTAGGTTACAATTAGACAGACCCAACATTGATACTATGACAAGATTGTAAGATTGGTTACAAATTGTTGATTCTAATTGCTCATTGACACAAATGAAATTCTTAGCATGACACCAGCTCATCCAGCCTCAGCGTGATGGTGTCAATCTTATCTTCTTGTGTATATTTAGTATGTTGATATCTCCATGAGTGTACATTCCATATCTGTAGGACCATAGAATAGAAAGTCTTAGTGTATATATTACCCATTATAGATTCTTTACAATCAATGAAAATCTAATATTCATTCTAATTATCCTGGTTTTATCATGGTATCAATTTAGGCAAGTTGTGACTCTGATTGGGCA encodes:
- the LOC122639847 gene encoding 60S ribosomal protein L27, whose protein sequence is MVKFLKPNKAVVLLQGRYAGRKAVIVRSFDDGTRDRPYGHCLVAGIAKYPKKVIRKDSAKKTAKKSRVKAFIKLVNYNHIMPTRYTLDVDLKDVVSADSLQSRDKKVTAAKETKARLEERFKTGKNRWFFTKLRF